The window TAACATAATTTAAGTTTAAAGTAGTAACTCTATTGTTGAATGTATGTCTTGCACCCTGGTTAGAATAATAAACTTCCGGCTGCAGTCCAAAATGTTTACTCATATGGAAATGCCCAAGCAAGCCTGCATGGAAACCTACTTTGGAATCATGTCTTGTACCATTTCCGTATTTGATATTGTATAAATTTGCTCCTCCTTTAACCCCAAGGTTAAAATGCTGTGCACCTACAGTTCCAATCATTGTTATTGCAGTCAATGCTGCGATTAAATAATTTTTCATAATTTTTTGTGTTTGGTTAAGTTACTTGTCTTTAATTAATTTAAAGAGTCCTTTTTATTTAAGGCAAAGGTGAGGCTTGTTTCTTGTTTGCATGTTATACAATTTCAATTATAACTTGCACTATTCACACATTAAGGGTAGCAAAATAAAAGGAGTCAAATCCTTAAAAATTGGCTTTTAATTTGTTTTATTAGGAATAAAGTTTTGATTATTAAATAGACATGACAAAAAAATACACCTATAAATGCGTGGCTCTCACCTAATATAGAAGAAGTAATTGAAATATTTTTTAATTCCAAGTGCTAAAATTGGACTAGAGCAAGCCTTTGATATAGCAGATTTTGGGAAATTAATAGGCAGAAGGTAACTTATTACCTGGTATAAAAATAATTAGCGGGAGTGATTTTGTTTTGCCTGATCTTAAATTTAAATTAGTCAAGTTTCACTATCTATAACATGTTGAATATTTTCTATGAGCGAATTAAAGCGAAAATTATCTTGAATTTCATATGTATATAATTTGTTTTTTTAAGGTCATATGGTATAGCCATGTTATATTCATTAGCGTTTGTGAACGGTTCGTGCATGGCTATTTCATAGATAGATTTACCAACATCAGAGGGATGAAAATTAAATTGCTTCATTGCTGGAGGTGTGAATTTTCTTAACACTAAATTTGCATAAATAAATAATTGCGGAATTATAGTAATTAAAAAAATAATTTTCAAATTCTTCATTAAGATCAATTAGATTTTTAATGACTTCCTTAGAATGCATGATTATCATTTTTTTAAGTGAAAATTAATTCAGATAATTCAATATTAAATAAAACAATCTCAAATAATACTTAAACACTTTACTTAATAGTGAAGTATATACCCATTTTAATCCATCTATTTCAGGATGTTTTTTGCCAAATGCTTGGATTAATTCCAGTGTTTTTAAATCTAAAGGAATGGCAAGAAATAACCTTGTTTTCTTATCATTATTCATCTTTTTTACAAAACATATTTTACGCCCTAGTTTATTTGAAAAAATTCACTTTCAATTTCATATATATTGAGGATAAATTGCTATTAATTGGGTATTTTAATTCTTGGAGGCATGGTAAAATACTTTATAAAATAAGGCAATTACATGTCAAATATAACATTGGCAAAATAATTTCATTTTGAAAAAGGAAATAAAAGTACCAATGATCTTTATTGAATTGCTAATAATATTGTTCATTGCTTTTATTGTTTCAGGGATGTTTTATTACATATTTAAAAGCAAAAGTAATTGTCCAGGAAATGTTCTATTGTTTTTTGTTGTCATTTTTCTTGCATCAGTGGCAGAAAGGTTATGGATTATACCCGTAGGCCCTGTTTTTTTTGGTTTAGCCTGGGTTCCAATTCTAATAGTGGGTGCCATATTCGCTTTTGTTTTATACGCTGCATCAATGAGTCCAGTAAACTATAAATCAGTTGAAAAAAAATACAGAAATAATGAATAAACATGAAAAAACTTCATTGGCAATAAGTGGGTTTATTTGGATTTTGCTGGCAATTTTACTTGTTGCGGTAATAATTGGATATACTATGGATTGGATGCCATAAAAAAACCTGATAAACTCAATATATCACTATTCAATTTAACATGAAACAAAATATATTCATTAAATAATTATGAAGGCAGTAGTGATCTATAAATTCGGTGGACCCGAAGTTTTGAAGGTAAGTGAGGTTGAATATCCAAAGTTGAGAAATGATGGAATAATTATTAAAGTGTTGGCCAGTAGTGTAAATCCAATTGATTGCAAAATCCGGGAAGGATTTCACACTAAACAGGCATTGCTAAGGCCTTTGTTTATGGGCTATGATATAGCCGGAGAGGTTATTGAAATAGGAAATGATGTAAAGAAAATTAAGGTTGGGGATTTTGTTTATGGTAACCTTGAGAGTGACTCCGCGGGAGCTTATTCCCATTTTGCACAAGTAAGGGAAAATGCAATTGCAAACAAACCTGACAATATTTCCTTTTTTGAAGCTGCTTCTATTCCATATGCTGGTTTAACTGCATTACAATCTTTGAGAGATTATGCAAATTTACAGGCAGGAGAAAAAATATTGATAAATGGAGCTTCAGGAGGAGTAGGAAGCTTTGCTGTTCAATTGGCTAAGGAAAAAGGAGCTAAAGTAACAGCGGTTTGCAATGCAAAGCACACAACAATGATGCAGGAATTAAACCCCGATTATTTTCTAGATTACAACACTACTGATTTTACAAAACAGAAAGAAAAATACGATGTGATTTTCGATGTTAAGGGCAACAAGAACTTTGACAGCTGTTATCA is drawn from Bacteroidota bacterium and contains these coding sequences:
- a CDS encoding NAD(P)-dependent alcohol dehydrogenase, coding for MKAVVIYKFGGPEVLKVSEVEYPKLRNDGIIIKVLASSVNPIDCKIREGFHTKQALLRPLFMGYDIAGEVIEIGNDVKKIKVGDFVYGNLESDSAGAYSHFAQVRENAIANKPDNISFFEAASIPYAGLTALQSLRDYANLQAGEKILINGASGGVGSFAVQLAKEKGAKVTAVCNAKHTTMMQELNPDYFLDYNTTDFTKQKEKYDVIFDVKGNKNFDSCYHLLNSNGRYVTTEPTKGGGIYNLFLKLTQGKSAKYVKMKSNADDLDFLTKMVKSNKIIVFVDSVFPLDALPQAHYYLENNHPNGKVAIDIGH